The following coding sequences are from one Methanohalophilus halophilus window:
- a CDS encoding ester cyclase, whose protein sequence is MGKNETNDEQICGSLDKNKEIVLKVAREGWNPVIVDKHCTDDYLMHYGGEKLDRENLKEFMGAIHHALPDLHFEIEDIISENDRVVTRWKAEGTHKRAFQGVFPTNRKVSFTGITISRVEGEKIAEDWEEVDQLNFTQQFGVYPDDI, encoded by the coding sequence ATGGGAAAAAATGAGACTAACGATGAGCAAATCTGTGGCTCTCTTGATAAAAACAAAGAAATCGTGCTGAAAGTCGCCAGAGAAGGCTGGAATCCTGTTATAGTAGATAAGCACTGTACTGACGATTATCTGATGCATTATGGCGGAGAAAAGCTGGATCGGGAAAATCTTAAGGAATTCATGGGTGCCATACATCATGCCCTTCCAGACCTTCATTTTGAAATAGAAGATATAATATCTGAAAATGATAGGGTTGTTACACGCTGGAAAGCAGAAGGAACCCATAAAAGAGCATTTCAGGGTGTATTTCCTACAAACCGCAAAGTTAGTTTTACAGGCATAACCATAAGCAGGGTAGAGGGTGAAAAGATTGCCGAGGACTGGGAAGAAGTAGACCAGCTGAATTTCACTCAACAATTTGGAGTCTATCCCGACGATATATAA
- a CDS encoding molybdopterin-dependent oxidoreductase, translated as MRYPIFLFLIITVLTAGCISTTPQETESSGVQDNETETLEYDGVELTPIEEQRNNGIKGTQYIDRENYTLKISGMVNETTHISYEQLTSYPVVSRVVPLDCVEGWRFTALWTGVPVQTLLEEAGVREGANTVIFYSEDGYSTSLPLDYLIDNNIIVAYKLNNVTLPQERGFPLQLVAEGKYGYKWAKWITAIEVTDDDNYEGFWESRGYNNNADVDGPRFQ; from the coding sequence ATGAGATATCCAATATTCCTTTTCCTTATCATTACAGTACTTACAGCAGGATGCATTTCCACCACACCACAGGAAACTGAAAGCTCCGGTGTGCAGGACAATGAGACAGAAACACTGGAATATGACGGTGTCGAACTTACACCGATTGAAGAGCAGCGCAACAATGGCATCAAGGGAACCCAGTATATTGATAGAGAAAACTACACACTTAAAATCAGTGGGATGGTAAATGAAACTACACATATAAGTTATGAACAGCTCACCTCCTACCCTGTCGTTTCCAGGGTCGTGCCGCTTGACTGTGTGGAAGGATGGCGTTTTACAGCACTATGGACCGGTGTACCGGTACAGACCCTGCTGGAAGAAGCCGGAGTCAGGGAAGGGGCGAACACGGTTATTTTTTACTCAGAAGATGGTTATTCCACATCCCTCCCTCTGGATTATCTGATTGATAACAATATTATTGTTGCCTACAAACTTAACAACGTCACCCTTCCCCAGGAAAGAGGGTTTCCACTGCAACTTGTAGCAGAGGGAAAATATGGTTACAAATGGGCTAAATGGATCACCGCGATAGAGGTGACGGACGATGATAATTATGAAGGATTCTGGGAAAGTCGTGGCTACAATAATAATGCAGATGTAGATGGCCCAAGGTTTCAATAA
- the arsM gene encoding arsenite methyltransferase, with protein MMLHEKAKFFKALGDQTRLAIIGCLLKNDHCACDFATITGKDQTTVSRHLKILFEAGILKYEKEGRYVIYSIIDDNMKDKLENCGVEKLDSCCSDNAADADAKKKVVKEKYGKIALDVVQGCGCCEDLTKEEISTSIGYSFEDTQSFSAANLGLGCGNPTAIGDIKEGDIVLDLGSGGGFDSFIAARKVGKTGKVIGVDMTEDMVARARKNAEKYEFNNVEFRQGDIESLPVEAGSVDVIISNCVINLASDKSKVFREAYRVLKNDGMMYVSDMVLLNDLTAEQRNDEDLICACIGGALLKDDYLGAIKDAGFNVRIIDEDKDIGENQYSGYPVMSLKLKAFKAEV; from the coding sequence ATGATGCTCCATGAAAAGGCCAAATTCTTCAAAGCATTGGGGGACCAAACGCGTCTTGCAATAATAGGATGTTTGTTAAAGAATGATCATTGTGCATGTGATTTTGCAACAATTACAGGTAAGGATCAAACCACTGTATCCCGGCATTTAAAAATACTTTTTGAAGCGGGTATCCTGAAGTATGAAAAAGAGGGTAGATACGTAATTTACAGTATAATAGATGATAATATGAAAGACAAACTTGAAAATTGCGGGGTTGAAAAATTAGATTCATGCTGTTCTGATAATGCAGCAGATGCAGACGCTAAGAAAAAAGTTGTAAAGGAAAAATACGGAAAAATTGCATTGGATGTTGTACAGGGGTGTGGATGTTGTGAGGATCTCACAAAGGAAGAGATATCAACATCCATTGGCTACTCATTTGAAGATACACAATCATTTTCTGCAGCGAATCTGGGACTTGGATGCGGGAATCCGACTGCAATCGGTGATATAAAAGAAGGAGATATTGTTCTTGATCTTGGCTCAGGAGGAGGATTTGATAGTTTTATCGCTGCAAGGAAAGTGGGTAAAACCGGTAAAGTCATTGGTGTGGATATGACAGAAGATATGGTTGCAAGAGCAAGAAAGAATGCTGAAAAATATGAATTCAATAATGTCGAATTCAGGCAGGGGGATATCGAGTCTTTACCTGTTGAAGCGGGTTCTGTTGATGTCATTATAAGCAACTGTGTAATCAATCTTGCATCTGACAAATCTAAGGTATTCCGGGAAGCATACCGTGTTCTCAAAAATGATGGGATGATGTATGTTTCAGACATGGTTCTTCTGAATGACTTAACCGCCGAGCAAAGGAATGATGAAGACCTTATATGTGCCTGTATAGGGGGTGCTTTGCTCAAAGATGACTATCTGGGGGCTATAAAAGATGCTGGATTCAATGTCCGGATAATAGATGAAGACAAAGACATTGGTGAAAATCAGTACTCAGGATACCCTGTTATGAGTCTCAAACTAAAGGCTTTTAAAGCAGAAGTTTGA
- a CDS encoding putative zinc-binding protein: MAEELKMAEGPTCACEVAIIGLYACSGGSNVGQMANRVAVELTKQGKGKIMCTVGIGGNVSGIIKSTEGTDEIVAIDRCPLLCAKKSLEHAGFTVDKNIVITELGMKKGGSLDLEENDVKEMMTKVEAELGN; the protein is encoded by the coding sequence ATGGCAGAAGAACTGAAAATGGCAGAAGGGCCAACTTGTGCATGTGAAGTGGCGATTATTGGATTGTATGCATGTTCCGGTGGATCCAATGTAGGACAGATGGCAAACAGGGTAGCTGTTGAACTTACCAAACAGGGAAAAGGTAAGATTATGTGCACCGTCGGAATTGGAGGCAATGTTTCTGGTATCATAAAAAGTACCGAAGGTACCGATGAGATTGTTGCTATTGATAGATGCCCTCTTCTCTGTGCAAAGAAATCACTGGAGCATGCAGGGTTCACAGTAGATAAGAACATCGTTATAACCGAACTCGGTATGAAAAAGGGTGGAAGCTTGGACCTGGAAGAAAATGATGTCAAAGAGATGATGACCAAAGTGGAGGCTGAACTGGGAAATTGA
- a CDS encoding universal stress protein, giving the protein MIQTILIPTDFTIESEKLLSCIAELKNTGLKKAILLHVVDIFKSQGLAPMFKENAEGKIAEYKQLLEEMGVETITHVVEGDVNKTIIKVADEENVDCIVIGATTSGIIKGRLTGRTTNYISRRSDKILLIEKYNKLEKGEEELYTKTCSAKFSKVMVPLDFSDNSNKILDMLRQMTDIIHEVVLVHIIENAKNKTQLENKKKESLEKLYEIGNDLEKNLVVNYVVKEGKPTKILDELAEEMDITLIMITTHGVESFKDILLGSTAENLLRSTAKPILLIPADNR; this is encoded by the coding sequence ATGATCCAAACTATACTTATACCTACAGATTTTACTATCGAGAGCGAGAAACTGCTCTCCTGTATTGCAGAATTGAAAAACACAGGATTGAAGAAAGCTATATTGTTGCATGTTGTGGACATCTTTAAATCTCAGGGACTTGCCCCCATGTTCAAGGAAAATGCAGAGGGAAAAATTGCCGAATACAAGCAACTACTGGAAGAAATGGGGGTCGAGACAATCACACATGTTGTTGAAGGCGATGTCAATAAAACGATTATTAAAGTTGCAGATGAAGAAAACGTAGATTGTATTGTTATAGGTGCAACCACATCGGGAATCATAAAAGGAAGGCTTACAGGCAGGACTACAAACTATATTTCCCGACGGTCCGATAAGATTCTGCTTATTGAGAAATACAACAAACTTGAAAAAGGTGAAGAAGAGCTATATACCAAGACATGCTCTGCAAAGTTTTCAAAAGTAATGGTTCCGTTAGATTTCTCGGATAACTCAAATAAAATACTTGATATGCTCCGGCAAATGACAGATATCATTCATGAAGTTGTCCTTGTACATATAATAGAAAATGCAAAAAATAAGACTCAACTTGAAAATAAGAAAAAGGAAAGTCTTGAGAAGCTCTATGAGATTGGTAATGATTTGGAGAAAAATTTGGTAGTCAATTATGTTGTAAAGGAAGGCAAACCTACAAAAATATTGGATGAACTTGCAGAAGAAATGGATATTACCCTGATAATGATAACAACCCATGGGGTCGAATCATTTAAAGACATCCTTCTGGGAAGTACTGCCGAAAACCTACTCAGGAGTACTGCTAAACCGATATTGCTAATTCCTGCAGACAACAGGTGA
- the arsB gene encoding ACR3 family arsenite efflux transporter: MEEERELDFFSKYLSIWVAICIILGTTVGYLFPKFADTIGQYEIANVSIPIAIVLLVMMYPIMLKISFEEILKVKENKKPLYLTVFVNWAIKPFTMTVIAWIFISIFFSGLIPLDLQAEYIAGLIILGLAPCTAMVLVWTYLANGNINYALVQVSVNDLIILILFAPLGAFLVGQTTDFPIPVLTIFYSVLFYVALPLVLAMLTRHYVIKRKGLSWFENNLIDKIEWITPAGLLVTLILIFTLQGEMIIKYPFHIVLIAIPIIVQTYFIFAISYYGAKKLKIPFYEAAPSAFIAPSNFFELAVATTLILFGATSGATLATVVGVLVEVPVMLSLVKIMKMNRHKFQFEEGM; encoded by the coding sequence ATGGAAGAAGAAAGAGAACTTGATTTTTTCAGCAAGTATTTGTCCATATGGGTAGCCATCTGTATTATACTGGGTACTACAGTTGGTTACCTGTTCCCCAAATTTGCAGATACAATCGGTCAATATGAAATTGCAAATGTCTCTATTCCAATTGCAATCGTCCTGTTGGTCATGATGTACCCCATCATGTTAAAAATCAGTTTTGAGGAAATACTGAAAGTAAAAGAAAATAAAAAACCTCTCTATTTGACAGTTTTTGTGAACTGGGCAATCAAACCATTTACAATGACCGTAATTGCCTGGATATTTATCAGTATATTTTTCTCTGGCCTTATACCGCTTGACCTTCAAGCGGAATATATTGCAGGTTTAATTATACTGGGACTTGCACCCTGTACTGCAATGGTACTGGTATGGACATATTTAGCAAACGGTAATATCAATTACGCCCTTGTCCAGGTTTCTGTAAATGACCTGATTATATTGATATTGTTTGCTCCCCTGGGAGCGTTTCTTGTTGGCCAGACCACTGACTTCCCAATACCTGTACTGACCATATTCTATTCTGTATTATTCTATGTAGCACTCCCTCTTGTCCTTGCAATGTTAACCAGACATTATGTCATTAAAAGAAAGGGCCTAAGCTGGTTTGAAAATAATCTAATCGATAAAATAGAATGGATTACACCAGCGGGACTTCTTGTAACCTTGATCTTGATTTTTACTCTTCAGGGTGAAATGATAATCAAATATCCTTTCCATATTGTCTTGATTGCTATACCTATCATAGTGCAAACATATTTTATATTTGCAATCAGCTATTATGGTGCAAAAAAACTGAAAATCCCCTTCTATGAAGCTGCACCTTCTGCATTCATTGCACCAAGTAACTTCTTTGAACTGGCAGTAGCCACCACATTAATACTATTTGGTGCAACTTCAGGAGCAACACTGGCAACTGTAGTAGGTGTATTGGTAGAGGTACCTGTAATGTTATCACTTGTAAAGATAATGAAAATGAACAGACACAAATTCCAGTTTGAAGAAGGAATGTGA
- a CDS encoding fumarate hydratase, protein MESGIKHEDIVEATISAIKKAETELPDDVVACLEKAEQIESSEIARSHLQAILENIGIARRHSVPICQDTGIIILFVEIGRKLPPLPDLENALAEGVRKATVEVPLRPNVVHPLTRENSGDNTGKGLPDIKYSFNESEELRITAVPKGAGSENMSILKMLNPTEGDSIDRLVLETIRDAGGKPCPPVILGIGVGGSFDKAALLAKSALLEQVNDMDEKEHALLEKVNSLGVGPMGTGGDTTALAVHIMTAHCHTASLPVAINIQCWANRHATAVIGGEGKWNII, encoded by the coding sequence TTGGAATCAGGAATAAAACATGAAGACATTGTGGAAGCAACCATATCAGCCATAAAAAAGGCCGAGACTGAATTGCCGGATGATGTGGTTGCTTGTCTGGAAAAAGCTGAACAGATAGAGAGCAGTGAGATTGCACGCTCTCATTTGCAGGCAATACTGGAAAATATAGGAATTGCTCGCAGGCATTCTGTGCCCATATGCCAGGATACTGGAATTATCATCCTTTTTGTGGAAATCGGCAGGAAACTGCCTCCTTTACCTGATCTGGAAAATGCCCTCGCCGAAGGTGTCAGAAAGGCCACAGTGGAAGTACCCCTACGCCCCAATGTAGTTCATCCCCTGACACGTGAAAACAGTGGGGACAATACCGGGAAAGGGCTGCCGGATATAAAATATTCTTTTAATGAATCGGAAGAACTGAGGATCACAGCCGTTCCCAAAGGTGCAGGTTCGGAAAACATGAGCATACTGAAAATGCTAAATCCCACAGAAGGTGATTCAATAGACCGGCTTGTCCTTGAAACTATCAGGGATGCCGGAGGGAAACCCTGCCCACCTGTGATCCTGGGTATTGGTGTTGGTGGATCATTTGACAAAGCCGCCCTGCTTGCAAAGAGTGCTTTGCTGGAGCAGGTAAATGACATGGATGAAAAAGAACATGCCCTGCTGGAAAAGGTCAATTCCCTGGGCGTTGGTCCCATGGGTACAGGTGGCGATACGACGGCTCTGGCGGTCCACATCATGACAGCCCACTGCCACACCGCTTCCCTGCCAGTGGCCATCAATATTCAGTGCTGGGCCAACAGGCATGCCACAGCTGTTATTGGAGGTGAAGGCAAATGGAATATCATCTGA
- a CDS encoding FumA C-terminus/TtdB family hydratase beta subunit: protein MEYHLKTPLTIEDIESLRIGDVVYISGNIFTARDEAHKHILETPLENMPVDLEGAAIYHCGPLMQKNDAAEWEPVAAGPTTSARMSAMTPQLLEKHNVRVLIGKGGMDNVADSMKGKCVYLVYTGGCAALAVNSITKVCDVHWLDLGMPEAVWVLKIDKFGPLVVGIDTEGEDLFRNIREKVNENLERALR, encoded by the coding sequence ATGGAATATCATCTGAAAACCCCTCTCACCATTGAGGACATCGAATCCCTGCGCATTGGTGATGTAGTCTACATCTCAGGCAATATTTTCACAGCCCGGGATGAGGCTCATAAACATATCCTGGAAACCCCTCTGGAAAATATGCCCGTTGATCTGGAAGGAGCCGCTATCTATCATTGTGGTCCCCTTATGCAAAAAAATGATGCTGCGGAATGGGAGCCTGTGGCTGCCGGTCCGACCACCAGTGCACGTATGTCCGCAATGACTCCGCAACTTCTGGAAAAGCACAATGTGAGAGTGTTGATAGGTAAGGGCGGAATGGACAATGTCGCAGATTCAATGAAAGGAAAATGTGTCTATCTTGTCTATACCGGAGGATGTGCTGCACTTGCAGTCAATTCCATAACAAAGGTTTGTGATGTCCACTGGCTTGATCTGGGTATGCCTGAAGCAGTATGGGTACTCAAAATAGATAAATTCGGGCCTCTGGTTGTGGGAATCGATACTGAGGGAGAAGACCTTTTCAGGAATATCAGGGAAAAGGTAAACGAAAATCTTGAAAGGGCTCTCAGATAA
- a CDS encoding type II secretion system F family protein codes for MKFIGNDPVKRNEPLSEEKLQELEDLTIKEKLEKAKEHVTIKEFAKKPKEFLFRQPPYSIVFSGPLSLIFLIIGLELTWGTPFIDDVIIFSVLISISLPSYTFFKKRRFINQVEEYIPNFLRDMAEMSRAGLTLPAAVNTLTKADYGVLTEEVKQMDASLSWGISFEVTLENFAQRLNTPLISRSVALITQANRAGGRTSSVLDAAARDANEIKTLQRERKGNMVVYVVISYMSFLVFLFVVLMLTSKFVPTMAEAGNAAAAAGAGSQFIGAFDPDHFTRILFHASVIQGFVTGIVAGQMGEGQVSAGLKHSLLLTIIAWATFTFLI; via the coding sequence ATGAAGTTTATTGGCAATGATCCGGTAAAAAGGAATGAACCTTTAAGCGAGGAAAAACTTCAGGAACTTGAAGATCTCACTATTAAAGAAAAACTGGAAAAAGCCAAAGAACATGTGACCATAAAGGAATTTGCTAAAAAACCAAAGGAATTCCTGTTCAGACAGCCTCCCTATTCTATAGTATTTAGCGGACCACTTTCATTGATCTTTCTGATAATAGGACTGGAGTTGACATGGGGTACACCATTTATAGATGATGTGATCATATTTTCAGTTCTAATTTCAATTTCACTTCCTTCATACACTTTCTTCAAAAAAAGGCGTTTTATAAATCAGGTAGAGGAGTACATACCAAATTTCCTCAGGGATATGGCAGAGATGAGTCGTGCCGGACTCACATTGCCTGCAGCAGTAAATACATTGACAAAAGCTGACTATGGAGTATTGACAGAAGAAGTTAAACAAATGGATGCTTCCCTTTCCTGGGGTATTTCTTTTGAGGTTACGCTGGAGAATTTTGCCCAACGTCTGAATACACCCCTTATCTCAAGATCTGTAGCTTTAATTACACAGGCAAACAGGGCCGGCGGAAGAACTTCATCCGTACTTGATGCAGCTGCCAGGGATGCAAATGAGATCAAGACCTTGCAGAGGGAAAGAAAGGGAAATATGGTGGTTTATGTTGTGATCAGTTACATGTCATTCCTTGTTTTCCTCTTCGTAGTTCTTATGCTAACCTCTAAATTCGTACCAACCATGGCAGAAGCCGGGAATGCAGCAGCAGCTGCAGGTGCAGGAAGTCAATTCATAGGTGCTTTTGATCCGGATCATTTCACCCGTATCTTATTCCACGCTTCTGTGATCCAGGGGTTTGTTACAGGAATCGTAGCGGGCCAGATGGGGGAAGGACAGGTGTCAGCAGGCTTAAAGCACTCCTTATTACTGACCATCATAGCATGGGCCACTTTCACCTTCCTTATCTGA
- a CDS encoding type II secretion system F family protein: MSKRYFSYAYTLFGDLFAKKRLKYHRLRHNLLKSRMNIGYDMYLSGAMLSAIIGSILVLLFLNILIFITGIPEIPGTRLYLPYWFAPIVPYKALIVQVSGSIAILLLSFVSIFKGFVLYPALVAGDRKRNIEQILPYAINYMSAMSGAGVLPVELFKSLAKNSIYGEVAVEVRYLVRDMEVLGKDLVTAMKNISLTTPSPMLQEFLQGAITVVTSGGELEPYFKIKTDQYIVENRQRQKEFLETLGLLGETYVTAFVAGPLFLIIVISIMSIMGGANMLFLYILVYAIVPVGSILFVILISSLTPEE, encoded by the coding sequence ATGAGTAAACGATATTTCAGCTATGCATATACCCTTTTCGGGGACCTTTTTGCAAAAAAGAGACTCAAATACCACCGTCTCCGACACAACCTGCTGAAAAGCAGGATGAACATAGGTTATGATATGTATTTATCCGGTGCAATGCTTTCTGCTATAATAGGAAGCATACTGGTCCTTTTATTCTTGAATATATTAATTTTCATTACGGGTATACCGGAAATTCCGGGCACACGCTTATACCTGCCTTACTGGTTTGCTCCCATTGTTCCATACAAAGCCCTTATCGTACAGGTATCTGGAAGTATAGCAATCCTACTATTATCTTTTGTATCCATCTTTAAAGGCTTTGTTCTCTATCCAGCTTTGGTTGCAGGAGACAGAAAACGCAACATCGAACAAATACTGCCCTATGCTATAAATTACATGTCTGCAATGTCAGGAGCTGGAGTACTTCCTGTAGAACTTTTTAAGTCCCTGGCCAAAAATTCCATCTACGGGGAAGTTGCGGTTGAAGTACGCTATCTGGTAAGGGATATGGAAGTGCTGGGAAAGGATCTGGTAACAGCCATGAAGAACATCTCACTCACAACTCCATCCCCTATGCTTCAGGAATTTTTGCAGGGGGCAATTACAGTTGTTACATCCGGGGGCGAGCTTGAACCATATTTTAAGATAAAGACCGATCAGTATATAGTGGAAAACAGGCAGAGGCAAAAGGAATTTCTTGAAACATTGGGACTTCTCGGTGAAACTTATGTTACTGCCTTTGTAGCAGGTCCGCTTTTTCTTATAATAGTCATATCGATCATGTCTATAATGGGTGGGGCAAATATGCTGTTTCTCTATATCCTTGTGTATGCCATAGTACCTGTAGGAAGTATTTTATTTGTAATTCTTATCAGTAGTTTAACTCCGGAGGAGTAA